The Lentisphaerota bacterium nucleotide sequence CGCTTTCGATGATTCCCAGCAACCGACCGGCGCCCCAGATGTAGTAGCGCACGGGCACGCCGTTGGTGGTGGTTTCCATCAGGGGGCGCTTGAGCGGGTCGGTATGGTCGATCACCCAGAGGCGGGGGTCGCCGTTGACGGTGGTGTTGACGCGATTGCCGAGGGCATCGTAACTGGCGGAGAGGGTGAGATTGCTGGCCGTGGCGGTGGTCATCCGTCCGGCAAGATCATAGGTGAATCGTGCAGGCGGGACGCCTGCACCACTTCCACTAGTCGCAATGTTTGTTAGTGCGCCGCATCCGTTGTACAGGTACGTTTCTGTAACTCGATTCGAGTCCGTACCCACCAGCGCGGACGTGAGGCGGTCGGCGGCGTTGAAGGTGTTGACCGCACGACGGTTGGAGGCCGGTGTCGGCATGGGGCCAGACGTAATGTCCTCGCGTGTCTTGAGGCCCATTGTGTCGCGGGTGATCGAGCGTCCCGGCAAATTGGTGCCGCCGGTGTAGCCCCAGCTCGTGACGGCGCTGGAGGCGTCGTAACCCCATGTGCCATTGATGTTGTTCGGGTATGCGAGTGCGGTCATGCGTCCTGCTGCATCGCGCGTAATGCTCCAGACATGATTGGACCAGTCGGTGACGTTGGTCACATTTCCATCGGCATCCAAGGCGTACTGCACCGTTTTACCATCGGGATAAACGACGGCTGTGGCCAATCCCCCAAGGTCATAGCGGTAGCCATTCGTGAAGGCGATGCCCGACACGCGGCTGACCGAGGAGGTGAGATGATTCATCGCGTCATAAGCAAAGGTGTTGGTGTTGGCGGCGTTCTTCGCGGTGAGCAGATTGCCAACGGCATCGAAGGTGAATGCCTCGGTGCTGCCGTCCGCGTAGACGGTGTTGGTGCATCGGTTGAGACTGTCGTACTGGAAAGCGACGCGGCGGGACGCCGCGTCTACTTTGTTGGTCAGGTTGCCGCAGAGGTCGAAGAAGTTGCGGAAGACTTGTTCGCCCGCCGCGTTGGTGGCGGCGATGACGCGGGACTGGCCGTCATACGCGAGGCGATAGACGTGGCTTTCGGAATTGGTGAAGGCGTTCATGCGTCCGAGCGCGTCGAGAGCAAAGCTTTCGGCACGGCCGGATGGATAGGTCACGCGGGTGCGACGCCCCAGGATGTCGAGTGCGTAGCGGGTGCTGCGGCCGCGGGCGTCCACGCTGTTGGTGACGGCGTCGAGAGCATCGTAGCCGGTTTGCCACAAACGGTTCATTGGGTCTAAGACGGCGACGGGGCGTAACAACGAGTCGTACTTCACTTCTGTCCGCCCGCCAATCACGTCCACCTGGGTGGTGGCGCATCCGATCGGATTGTACCAGGTGCGCTCGGACCAGACGGCGGTCGAACGATTCGTGGCGCGGCCCAGGATGTCGAGGCCCAGTTGCATGCGGGTGTTGCGCGCGTCTTGGGACGCCACCAGCCGGTCGGCCAGATCATATTCGTTGGTGATTTGTCCGCCATTGGCAAGACGTGTGGCGGCCGGTTGGCCGGAGGCGGTCCAGGTCTGGCTGTTGGTCCGGTTGAGTGGATCAATCGTGGCGGACAACCGGCCTGCGGAGGTGTAACGGCGCGTGGTGCGACCGCCGGGTGCGTCGATCGTGTCGGTGAGCATTCCGCGCGGGTCGTAAGCCAAGTGTGTGGGATGACCGAGCGCGTCCAGAATGTTGGTGACGTTGCCCGCGTTGTCGTACCCGAACTGTGCGGTACCGGCATCGGTGGAGGTAACGCTGGAGGCAAACCCGCGACTGTCATAGTCGAAGGCGGTAAAGGCCAGTGGGTGGCCGAACGGATCTAACACGGTCGTTGAGGCAAGAAGGCCGTAACTGCCATAAACATTCGTTAGCACCGTCCCGTCGGGCGTCGTACGCGAGGTCAGCCGATGGCTGGCGTCGTAGGTCATGCGCGTCAGGCGGCCGAGCGCATTGGAGAGAGTGACCAGCCGGTGCTGATTGTCGTAGACAAACGCGGTGGTTCGCGGACTGTCCGTGTTGGCGGCTTCGATCAGGCGCACCAGGCGGTTGCTGGCGTCGAACTGGTTGATCGTGACGCGCCCGATGACGTCTACAGTGGAGACCATCTGACCCTGACCGTCGTAGAAGAACGAGTTGGTCGTGTTATCGCGGTTGACCCGCTGCGCGAGACGGCCATCATCGGTGTAGGTATAGATGACACGCTGGCCGAACGGATCGATCTCCCAGGCGCGATAGCCGGCGGCAAAACCGAAAGGCCAACTGCTTCCGGCGGCCGATATCTGGTTCGTGACTTGTCCCAGTCCGTTATAGGCGTTGATGACGGTCTTGAAGCCGTCAGGATCGGTTTCCGAAAGGAACAAGGCGTTGGTGTCATACGCCATGGACCACGTGAAACCGGCGGCATCCGTCACACCCGTCAGGCACCCGGTCGGACTGTAGCGGTAAGACACGCTGCGTCCGGCCGTATCGCTCACGGAAGAAATGCGCCCGCCGGACCTGTTCACCGTGAAGGCGCGGCCGAACGAGTTGGAGACGGCCACCAGGCAGGAAGCGTTGGTATAAAAGAGGGCTACGGAATTGCTGGATGGATCGACAATACGAGAAAGAACGCCATTCGTGGCGAAGGTCCACGTTCGCCCCAAACGCTCTTGCAGGACCAACTGTCCGCCGGCATTACGCGCCAGCGTCGCGGTGACGCCAGGCGAAGCCACATAATCGCCATCGGGCTTGCGTGTGAACGAAAGGGCCTCGTTCTCCGTCTTGATGGTGACAGCGCCATCCACGAGTTGATCGGTCCACCATTTGGCCACCAGGCAGGCGATGGTCATGTTTTGGGCGGATTCTCCGGCGGCCAGCAGGTCGGCCACCACAGCACTGGCCACCACCGATGGAACGCTGGCCAC carries:
- a CDS encoding RHS repeat protein, with the protein product MGFRRQQSGRLCALFYLWPLNHQSRRQRRRHGRRRGHSGWSQSSRLEHGRRQRFDSLLLRCGRPGCGCLLRITSGHRKLQTVSGRQSCHYGGKERTMKRFFPTFSCALLLVGICLLAVTSSADLLSDGSTNWSGWRVLGPSSPPRALAGDVLQLSKAPSSATLSLIQATGVPLSNLQSIPGTLDLGLASSVSPGSNDLIAETARALDYDWAQCYLFVRNQIRFTPCKGFMRGPERTLLDREGSDGDQAFLLLALLQMSGYTATVRYVAPPDGNGVGGFVVPLGGTASGYDAAAWVGVAATGTVDNVIDAVWSAIGPSQLGSLFWTADTLAASSLAIEHFWVQLTLDNQTYDLDPSFKPRITTPPRDVLTDMGYSRSNLLAQAGGSVTNDWFVRSLSSANLASELRRLSATLAANWQTLGTNAATSFFIGGDTIVPQNLATDTATFHGTVAGTNIAFLNQPDEYKNAFRASLTVYHTGFTTTLWLDEVSARHVWLAYTNSAQTYPKAVLRVDDTTVATEPDGSSSQTDGAYLSVSHPAVGSDAPYYTLSRALTNVYAIPIGFGGDHRGGMRERAENELGRLRAAGLPENNIFLRSRVVQLVGQQWLAQTALFNELDSRLRGTHQHFFYTLGISAQEEAPYVDLKNAYSYSSADPATFDGYMLFASALEHGVLDQVNGTNRPAVSTVRVLDLANAANLPIYFATLANWSTIRSALTNYSAETLSDFDTDIASGRKLLLPQDGHITLNRWTGSGTINYGPAAGGGYSTGMMIGGGLNGGFTSLPGLSDAGKTYLAHEAPGLHDASTTPVLSQDPVDMMTGASLVTRTDLAMAQPAPLAWTRHYDSRTRRVDGSLGCGWTHSYDAQANVHADADAMMGRSSAVASVPSVVASAVVADLLAAGESAQNMTIACLVAKWWTDQLVDGAVTIKTENEALSFTRKPDGDYVASPGVTATLARNAGGQLVLQERLGRTWTFATNGVLSRIVDPSSNSVALFYTNASCLVAVSNSFGRAFTVNRSGGRISSVSDTAGRSVSYRYSPTGCLTGVTDAAGFTWSMAYDTNALFLSETDPDGFKTVINAYNGLGQVTNQISAAGSSWPFGFAAGYRAWEIDPFGQRVIYTYTDDGRLAQRVNRDNTTNSFFYDGQGQMVSTVDVIGRVTINQFDASNRLVRLIEAANTDSPRTTAFVYDNQHRLVTLSNALGRLTRMTYDASHRLTSRTTPDGTVLTNVYGSYGLLASTTVLDPFGHPLAFTAFDYDSRGFASSVTSTDAGTAQFGYDNAGNVTNILDALGHPTHLAYDPRGMLTDTIDAPGGRTTRRYTSAGRLSATIDPLNRTNSQTWTASGQPAATRLANGGQITNEYDLADRLVASQDARNTRMQLGLDILGRATNRSTAVWSERTWYNPIGCATTQVDVIGGRTEVKYDSLLRPVAVLDPMNRLWQTGYDALDAVTNSVDARGRSTRYALDILGRRTRVTYPSGRAESFALDALGRMNAFTNSESHVYRLAYDGQSRVIAATNAAGEQVFRNFFDLCGNLTNKVDAASRRVAFQYDSLNRCTNTVYADGSTEAFTFDAVGNLLTAKNAANTNTFAYDAMNHLTSSVSRVSGIAFTNGYRYDLGGLATAVVYPDGKTVQYALDADGNVTNVTDWSNHVWSITRDAAGRMTALAYPNNINGTWGYDASSAVTSWGYTGGTNLPGRSITRDTMGLKTREDITSGPMPTPASNRRAVNTFNAADRLTSALVGTDSNRVTETYLYNGCGALTNIATSGSGAGVPPARFTYDLAGRMTTATASNLTLSASYDALGNRVNTTVNGDPRLWVIDHTDPLKRPLMETTTNGVPVRYYIWGAGRLLGIIES